The following are encoded in a window of Mycobacterium vicinigordonae genomic DNA:
- a CDS encoding fumarylacetoacetate hydrolase family protein — protein sequence MKWVTYRGADGVRVGVLNGETIHPLPRGTTLLELIASGGLREAGERALASPDSTVALSEVTLAAPIGRPPSIRDTLCFLDHMRNCQEATGGGRVLMDTWYRIPAFYFACPATVLGPYDDAPMAPGSAWQDFELEIAAVIGTTGQNLTVEQAEEAIVGYTIFNDWSARDLQMLEGQLRIGQAKGKDSGVTLGPYLVTADELEAYRRDGRLHLRVTARVNDTVIGSGSTGTMDWTFAEVISYISRGVTLYPGDVIGSGTVPTCTLVEHLPKGDAFPGWLRAGDVVTLQVEGLGETRQTVRATPAPYPLAPRPNPAFENGAPRVNRAPGKVPYTRGLHQVADRVWAWTLPDGGYGWSNAGLVAGAGGSLLVDTLFDLALTQEMFDAMRPITDSAPITDALITHSNGDHTHGNQLLDSNVRIIAAADTAAEIAHEAGVDRLVGIQTADLGPVATTFARDRFGAFDFSGITLRNADQTFQRELTIEVGGRRVDLLNLGPAHTAADSVAHVPDAGVLFAGDLLFIGCTPIVWAGPIANWIAACDTMIALDAPIVVPGHGPVTDPDGIRAVRSYFVHLTEQADEAHRKGLTLAEAVDAVDLGEYASWLDSERVVVNIFRRYCELDPDTPQPDLLSLFAMQAEWLAKRSG from the coding sequence ATGAAATGGGTGACGTATCGAGGCGCTGACGGCGTGCGCGTCGGCGTGCTCAACGGCGAAACGATCCACCCGCTTCCGCGGGGCACGACATTGCTCGAGCTGATCGCGAGCGGCGGTCTGCGCGAGGCCGGCGAGCGGGCGCTTGCATCCCCCGATTCGACCGTGGCGCTGAGCGAGGTGACCCTTGCGGCGCCCATCGGGCGTCCTCCGTCGATCCGCGACACGCTGTGCTTTCTGGACCACATGCGCAACTGCCAGGAGGCCACCGGCGGCGGGCGCGTGCTAATGGACACCTGGTACCGCATCCCGGCGTTCTACTTCGCCTGCCCGGCAACAGTATTGGGACCCTACGACGACGCTCCGATGGCACCCGGAAGTGCCTGGCAGGACTTCGAGTTAGAGATTGCCGCGGTGATCGGGACCACCGGCCAGAATTTGACCGTCGAACAAGCCGAAGAGGCCATCGTCGGCTACACGATCTTCAACGACTGGTCCGCCCGCGACCTGCAGATGCTGGAGGGGCAGCTGCGGATCGGGCAGGCCAAGGGCAAAGACAGTGGCGTCACCCTGGGCCCGTATCTGGTCACCGCCGACGAACTCGAGGCCTATCGCCGCGACGGGAGGCTGCACCTGCGGGTGACCGCGCGGGTCAACGACACCGTCATCGGCTCGGGCTCCACCGGGACAATGGACTGGACCTTCGCCGAGGTGATCTCCTACATCTCGCGCGGGGTCACGCTATACCCAGGCGACGTGATCGGATCCGGCACGGTGCCGACCTGCACGCTCGTCGAGCACCTGCCCAAAGGCGATGCGTTCCCGGGCTGGCTGCGCGCCGGGGATGTGGTCACGCTGCAGGTCGAAGGTCTGGGCGAGACCCGGCAAACTGTGCGGGCCACCCCAGCGCCGTATCCGCTTGCGCCGAGGCCGAATCCGGCCTTTGAAAACGGCGCGCCCCGCGTCAATCGGGCCCCGGGCAAGGTGCCCTACACCCGCGGCCTGCACCAGGTCGCCGACCGGGTATGGGCCTGGACGTTGCCCGACGGCGGATACGGTTGGAGCAACGCAGGTTTGGTCGCCGGCGCTGGCGGTTCCCTATTGGTGGACACCCTATTCGACCTGGCGCTGACCCAGGAGATGTTCGACGCGATGCGGCCGATCACCGACTCCGCGCCGATTACCGACGCCCTGATTACCCATTCCAACGGCGACCATACGCACGGAAACCAGTTACTGGACAGCAACGTTCGCATAATTGCAGCTGCCGACACCGCCGCGGAGATCGCCCACGAAGCCGGCGTCGACCGATTGGTCGGCATCCAGACTGCCGACTTGGGCCCGGTCGCGACGACGTTCGCGCGAGACCGGTTCGGGGCCTTCGATTTCAGTGGCATCACCCTGCGCAACGCCGACCAGACGTTCCAGCGCGAGCTCACCATCGAGGTCGGTGGGCGACGGGTGGACCTGCTGAACCTGGGACCCGCGCACACCGCCGCCGATTCGGTGGCGCATGTGCCCGACGCCGGGGTGCTGTTCGCCGGGGACCTGCTGTTCATTGGCTGCACGCCGATCGTGTGGGCCGGACCGATCGCCAACTGGATCGCAGCGTGCGACACGATGATCGCGCTGGATGCGCCCATCGTTGTCCCGGGGCACGGCCCGGTCACCGATCCCGACGGAATCCGGGCAGTGCGAAGCTATTTCGTGCACCTCACCGAGCAGGCTGACGAGGCGCACCGCAAGGGACTCACGCTGGCGGAGGCTGTCGACGCCGTCGACCTGGGCGAGTACGCATCCTGGCTGGACTCCGAGCGCGTGGTGGTCAACATTTTCCGGCGCTACTGCGAACTGGACCCCGACACCCCGCAGCCGGACTTGCTCAGCTTGTTCGCGATGCAGGCCGAGTGGCTGGCCAAACGTTCGGGCTGA
- the cobF gene encoding precorrin-6A synthase (deacetylating), giving the protein MGRRIHVIGIGAGDPGYVTVQAIEALNDTQVFFAMDKGEFKSDLVALRQQICARFIRRPGYRFVELPDPRRAAAGAHDAEYRQAVSDWHADRARIWAAAIRDEVQPDGCGAFLAWGDPSLYDSTLRILDAVATEIDISYDVIPGITAVQALTARHRIPLNDIGEPVLITTGRQLRAHGLSGSAVVMLDADCSFQVCAPETRIWWGAYLGTPDELLVTGTVGGVGSRIADLRAQARTRHGWIMDTYLLRAPD; this is encoded by the coding sequence ATGGGTCGGCGCATTCACGTCATCGGTATCGGCGCAGGTGATCCCGGTTATGTGACCGTCCAGGCAATCGAGGCGCTCAACGACACCCAGGTGTTCTTCGCGATGGACAAGGGCGAGTTCAAGAGTGATCTGGTGGCGTTGCGGCAGCAGATTTGCGCGCGCTTCATCCGGCGCCCGGGTTATCGGTTCGTCGAGTTGCCCGATCCGCGGCGTGCCGCCGCCGGGGCGCACGATGCCGAGTACCGGCAAGCCGTCTCGGACTGGCATGCGGACCGCGCCCGCATCTGGGCGGCGGCGATCCGCGACGAAGTGCAGCCCGACGGCTGCGGGGCCTTCCTGGCCTGGGGTGACCCGTCGCTCTACGACAGCACGCTGCGCATTCTGGACGCGGTGGCCACCGAGATCGACATCAGCTATGACGTGATCCCGGGGATCACCGCGGTGCAGGCGTTGACTGCGCGGCACCGCATCCCGCTCAACGACATCGGTGAACCGGTGCTGATCACCACCGGCCGCCAGCTGCGCGCGCACGGGTTGTCCGGGTCGGCGGTGGTGATGCTCGACGCCGATTGCTCCTTCCAGGTCTGCGCACCCGAAACCCGCATCTGGTGGGGCGCCTACCTGGGTACTCCGGACGAGCTGCTGGTCACGGGAACTGTCGGCGGGGTGGGCTCGCGGATCGCCGATCTTCGCGCGCAGGCCCGCACCCGGCACGGCTGGATCATGGACACCTACCTGCTGCGGGCGCCCGATTAA
- a CDS encoding AurF N-oxygenase family protein gives MTTAVRPSGPSREEFSERLLKGSIKKSYEPVVDIDWDAPLDPDRFFLPPRLVSLYGTPMWDEMTREQQIELSRQELVNTLSAGIWFENMLNQSLLRTILHEDPTSRSTHYKLTELGDETRHMVMFGKAIERVGAKPVRPRRFHRWVINLLPLAFQRGSMLWVAALIGEEIFDSLQRQMMDDPELQPIIQRLMRIHVTEEARHIQFARDGARKRVAEMPRMNRWFMANINGLGGYFFNYLFSNPVPYARTGLDVKRAKRLARTSPHRHEVQVTGFAPLAAFLTEVGLMGRIGRRAWKRSRFL, from the coding sequence ATGACCACTGCCGTGCGACCAAGTGGACCGAGTCGCGAAGAATTCTCCGAACGCCTGCTGAAGGGCTCGATCAAGAAGTCCTACGAGCCCGTCGTCGACATTGACTGGGATGCCCCACTAGACCCGGACCGCTTCTTTCTTCCACCGCGGCTGGTGTCGCTGTACGGCACGCCGATGTGGGACGAGATGACCCGCGAACAGCAGATTGAGTTGTCCCGCCAGGAACTGGTCAACACTCTCTCGGCCGGGATCTGGTTCGAAAACATGCTCAACCAGTCGCTGTTGCGCACCATCCTGCACGAGGACCCCACCAGCCGCTCGACGCATTACAAGCTGACCGAATTAGGCGACGAAACCCGTCATATGGTGATGTTCGGCAAAGCCATCGAGCGGGTCGGCGCAAAACCGGTGCGGCCGAGGCGGTTTCACCGTTGGGTGATCAACCTGCTGCCCTTGGCGTTTCAGCGCGGGTCGATGCTGTGGGTGGCGGCGCTGATCGGCGAGGAGATTTTCGACTCGCTGCAACGGCAGATGATGGACGATCCGGAACTGCAGCCGATCATCCAGCGACTGATGCGGATCCACGTCACCGAAGAGGCTCGCCACATTCAGTTCGCCCGCGACGGGGCGCGCAAGCGGGTGGCCGAGATGCCCCGGATGAACCGGTGGTTCATGGCCAACATCAACGGGCTCGGTGGTTACTTCTTCAACTACCTGTTCAGCAATCCGGTGCCGTACGCCCGCACCGGGCTGGATGTCAAGCGGGCCAAGCGCCTGGCGCGCACCAGCCCGCACCGCCACGAGGTACAGGTCACCGGCTTCGCACCGTTGGCAGCGTTTTTGACCGAGGTCGGGCTGATGGGCAGGATCGGCCGCAGGGCATGGAAACGCAGCAGGTTTCTGTGA
- a CDS encoding class I SAM-dependent methyltransferase, with protein sequence MARADDDTWDLANSVGATATMVAAARAAATRRPNPVVTDPFAEPLVRAVGLDLFTRIAAGEIEPTDVQLGFPRMVDTFAARAKFFDDYFADAGATGLQQIVILASGLDSRPYRLQWPAGTVVYEIDQPEVIEFKTSTLAKIGATLGVEHRTVGIDLRDDWPAALLAAGFDIERPTAWLAEGLLIGFLPQDAELRLLDNIVSLSDSGSRLAADYGQVAGQSAQTQQQAQHMTDRWRELGMDLDIASLTYPGEHTDVAAHLWARGWNTVTSDLGDLFSGAGFAPLDDFARQGQANAIRFVRASAP encoded by the coding sequence ATGGCGCGCGCCGACGACGACACATGGGACCTGGCCAACAGTGTGGGAGCCACGGCCACCATGGTCGCGGCCGCGCGGGCAGCCGCTACCCGACGGCCTAACCCCGTGGTGACCGACCCGTTCGCCGAACCACTGGTCCGCGCCGTAGGCCTGGACCTGTTCACCCGGATCGCGGCCGGCGAGATCGAGCCCACCGACGTCCAGCTCGGCTTCCCACGCATGGTCGACACGTTCGCTGCACGCGCCAAGTTCTTCGACGACTATTTCGCCGACGCCGGAGCCACCGGCCTGCAGCAGATCGTCATCCTGGCATCTGGGCTGGATTCGCGCCCCTACCGGCTGCAGTGGCCGGCAGGCACCGTCGTGTACGAGATCGACCAGCCCGAGGTGATCGAGTTCAAGACGTCGACCCTGGCCAAAATCGGCGCGACACTGGGCGTCGAGCATCGCACCGTCGGCATCGACCTGCGCGACGACTGGCCGGCAGCGCTGCTGGCCGCCGGTTTCGACATCGAGCGCCCAACGGCCTGGCTTGCCGAGGGTCTGCTGATCGGATTCCTGCCGCAGGACGCTGAACTGCGGTTGCTGGACAACATCGTCTCGCTCAGCGATTCGGGCAGCCGCCTGGCTGCCGACTACGGTCAGGTTGCCGGACAGTCGGCGCAAACCCAGCAGCAGGCGCAGCACATGACCGACCGGTGGCGCGAACTCGGTATGGACCTCGACATCGCCAGCCTGACCTATCCGGGCGAGCACACCGACGTCGCGGCGCACCTGTGGGCGCGCGGGTGGAATACGGTGACATCGGATCTCGGCGATCTCTTCAGCGGCGCCGGGTTCGCTCCGCTCGACGACTTCGCGCGCCAAGGCCAGGCCAACGCGATCAGGTTCGTGCGCGCGTCGGCGCCCTGA
- a CDS encoding PE family protein: protein MSYVFAMPEWVAAAASDLSSIGNSINGASAAAAAPTSGVLAAGGDEISGAIAALFDLHAQAYQAASAQMALFHEQFVQLMAGGAAQYASAEASNAALGAAEISPTSATGPLQTAEQQISHGITAPITGHPPLAGSFGRAAAAEAAGRGGGVGVTTQGGGSAGLAGNGASRGMVGLGNGGTVEGGNALKGAALEAPTAAPATPPAPATPVAPRPSRPAAPQAPPSPPRQ, encoded by the coding sequence ATGTCCTACGTGTTCGCTATGCCCGAGTGGGTCGCTGCGGCGGCCTCGGACCTATCGAGCATCGGCAACTCGATCAATGGAGCGAGCGCTGCTGCTGCAGCGCCTACGTCCGGCGTGTTGGCCGCAGGCGGCGACGAAATCTCGGGCGCAATCGCAGCGTTGTTCGACTTGCACGCCCAGGCCTATCAGGCGGCCAGTGCCCAGATGGCGCTATTCCACGAGCAGTTCGTGCAGCTGATGGCCGGAGGAGCTGCGCAATACGCCTCCGCGGAGGCGTCAAATGCTGCCCTAGGGGCTGCCGAAATCTCCCCGACCTCGGCAACTGGACCGCTGCAAACCGCTGAGCAGCAGATTTCCCATGGGATCACGGCACCTATCACCGGGCACCCCCCGTTGGCCGGCAGTTTCGGCCGTGCCGCGGCAGCAGAAGCCGCTGGGCGAGGCGGCGGGGTCGGCGTGACTACGCAAGGTGGCGGATCTGCCGGCCTGGCCGGCAACGGGGCAAGTCGCGGCATGGTTGGCCTTGGCAATGGGGGCACTGTCGAAGGTGGGAACGCGCTGAAAGGAGCCGCACTTGAGGCGCCGACAGCCGCTCCTGCCACACCGCCGGCGCCTGCCACACCGGTCGCGCCCAGGCCGTCTCGTCCGGCAGCACCGCAGGCGCCGCCGAGCCCGCCGCGCCAATAA
- a CDS encoding enoyl-CoA hydratase/isomerase family protein yields MASEPAVTLETVEDGIARLTLNRPRLLNAIDGALIMATDHALDVLSRGEHRVAILTGAGRGFCAGADLSGTGEAWTDVRPSTPRFKVSYDSQVRLAELFIRLYELPIPVIAAVNGVAVGGGLAFALHSDIRIAAQHARFGSAFIKAGFSSMDMGTSYLLPKIVGAGTARELMLTGRMIDADEAYRIKLVHQVVAAEDLMTAALDKAREIAANNAFGVWQTKIGLNAALDAPSLRHAIEIENRTQILTGFTNNPAEAAMAHREKRTPNWDSL; encoded by the coding sequence ATGGCATCCGAACCCGCGGTGACGCTGGAGACCGTCGAAGACGGCATCGCCCGCCTCACCCTCAATCGGCCCAGGTTGTTGAACGCCATCGACGGAGCGCTGATCATGGCCACCGACCACGCCCTGGACGTGCTGAGCCGCGGCGAGCACCGGGTGGCGATCTTGACCGGCGCCGGACGGGGGTTCTGCGCCGGGGCCGACCTGAGCGGCACCGGCGAGGCTTGGACCGACGTCAGGCCGTCGACCCCGCGTTTCAAAGTCAGCTACGACTCCCAGGTGCGACTGGCCGAGCTGTTCATCCGACTCTACGAACTGCCCATCCCGGTAATCGCCGCCGTCAACGGCGTGGCCGTTGGAGGCGGATTGGCGTTCGCGTTGCACTCCGACATCCGGATTGCCGCGCAACACGCTCGCTTCGGTTCGGCGTTCATCAAGGCCGGCTTCTCGTCGATGGACATGGGCACCAGTTATCTGCTGCCCAAGATCGTCGGCGCCGGTACGGCCCGCGAACTGATGTTGACCGGGCGGATGATCGACGCCGACGAGGCCTACCGAATCAAGCTGGTGCACCAAGTGGTGGCGGCCGAAGACCTGATGACCGCGGCCCTGGACAAGGCGCGAGAAATCGCCGCCAACAACGCTTTCGGCGTGTGGCAAACCAAGATTGGCCTCAACGCCGCGCTGGATGCGCCGAGCCTGCGGCACGCCATCGAGATCGAGAACCGCACCCAGATTTTGACCGGCTTCACTAACAATCCGGCCGAAGCCGCCATGGCGCACCGCGAAAAACGGACACCCAACTGGGATTCGCTGTAG
- a CDS encoding LLM class flavin-dependent oxidoreductase, which translates to MRFSYAESLTDPQFYIPLAMAAEAAGYHSMTIADSLAYPFESDSKYPYTPDGGREFLDGKEIVESFVLAAALSAVTTNLRFNFFVLKLPVRHPALTAKQAGSLAAMFGNRLGLGVGSSPWPEDYELMGIPFVKRGKRMDECIEIIQGLTTGEYFEFHGEFYDIPKTKMSPSPTQPIPILVGGHANAALRRAARLDGWMHGGGTSDEELDRLIARVKKFRDDEGRKDPFEIHVISTDAYTADGIKRLEDKGVTDVIVGFRWPYIIGPDKDPLGKKIHLLEKFADQVIAKV; encoded by the coding sequence GTGCGGTTCAGCTACGCTGAGTCATTGACCGACCCGCAGTTCTACATTCCGCTGGCCATGGCAGCCGAGGCCGCCGGTTACCACAGCATGACGATCGCCGACAGCCTCGCGTACCCGTTCGAGTCCGACTCCAAGTACCCGTACACCCCCGACGGTGGCCGCGAGTTTCTGGACGGGAAGGAGATCGTCGAATCGTTCGTTCTGGCAGCGGCATTGAGCGCGGTGACGACAAACCTGCGGTTCAACTTTTTCGTGCTGAAGCTGCCGGTGCGGCATCCGGCGTTGACGGCCAAGCAGGCCGGATCGCTGGCCGCGATGTTCGGTAACCGACTGGGCCTGGGCGTGGGCAGCAGTCCGTGGCCGGAGGACTACGAGCTGATGGGTATCCCATTCGTCAAGCGCGGCAAGCGGATGGACGAATGCATCGAGATCATCCAGGGCCTTACCACCGGAGAATATTTCGAGTTCCACGGCGAGTTCTACGACATTCCCAAGACGAAGATGAGCCCGTCTCCTACCCAGCCAATCCCGATCCTGGTGGGTGGCCATGCCAACGCAGCGTTACGGCGCGCCGCGCGCCTCGATGGTTGGATGCACGGCGGCGGCACTTCCGACGAAGAACTCGACCGACTTATTGCCCGAGTCAAGAAGTTTCGCGACGACGAGGGCAGGAAGGACCCGTTCGAGATTCATGTCATCTCCACGGACGCCTACACTGCCGACGGCATCAAGCGGCTCGAAGACAAAGGTGTCACCGACGTCATCGTGGGCTTTCGTTGGCCCTACATCATCGGGCCCGACAAAGACCCACTGGGCAAGAAGATCCACCTGCTGGAGAAATTCGCCGACCAGGTGATTGCGAAAGTCTAA
- a CDS encoding STAS domain-containing protein has product MSAVAKTPGSVALTARTEQGVVVLTADGVLDTSNAAELRDSVTKATLDVPAAVVVDVSALQVSDETMWSAALVSARWHMNSRPDVPIVLVSANRAARDAITRSGAARFMPVYPTEKGALKAVTRLGRRKLQHAQAQLPANLSSLRESRQLVREWLTNWSKQGLIPVALVVVNVFVENVLEHTGSDPIMRIECDGQTATIAVSDTSNAAAVRLTSPPKGIDVSGLAIVDALCRAWGSTPTSSGKTVWAIIGPENQL; this is encoded by the coding sequence ATGAGCGCGGTGGCCAAGACCCCCGGTTCCGTGGCCCTCACGGCGCGCACTGAGCAAGGTGTGGTGGTGTTGACCGCCGACGGTGTGCTGGACACCAGCAACGCAGCCGAGCTGCGCGACAGCGTCACCAAGGCGACGCTCGACGTGCCGGCCGCGGTTGTCGTCGACGTCAGTGCTCTGCAGGTTTCCGATGAGACGATGTGGTCGGCAGCGTTAGTCAGTGCGCGATGGCACATGAATTCCCGTCCGGATGTCCCCATCGTGCTCGTATCGGCTAACCGCGCGGCCCGCGACGCGATTACCCGCAGCGGCGCTGCCCGGTTTATGCCCGTGTACCCGACCGAGAAGGGCGCCCTCAAGGCCGTCACCCGGCTCGGGCGGCGCAAGTTGCAGCACGCGCAGGCGCAGCTGCCGGCCAACCTGTCCAGCCTGCGGGAGTCGCGCCAGCTGGTCCGAGAATGGCTCACCAACTGGTCGAAACAGGGACTGATCCCAGTCGCCTTGGTGGTGGTCAACGTATTCGTCGAGAACGTGCTGGAGCACACCGGAAGCGACCCGATAATGCGGATTGAGTGCGACGGCCAGACGGCGACCATCGCTGTTTCCGACACCAGCAACGCCGCCGCCGTCCGGTTGACGTCGCCACCGAAAGGGATCGATGTGTCCGGCCTGGCCATTGTCGACGCGCTGTGCCGCGCTTGGGGAAGCACACCAACGTCGTCGGGCAAGACGGTGTGGGCGATCATCGGCCCGGAGAACCAGCTGTAA
- a CDS encoding DUF4873 domain-containing protein has translation METQQVSVTVIVGAGARGIETALAQAGVTDVVTLERAVLRSEFDEDTDSWTLHTDQAPVQARVVIATDQTRFTPWIPDIDGRSDFRGEYFHAADWDRYFHPDGKRVAVLGTDSWAGHRLGQLIESARSVTVFPLAPRRVVTDMPRWTTRATRRLLRRRPDPGPEIGSAVTAITTTGIRTHNGIEHGVDAIVYGTGFATVDETLIGVGGRSLREAWQSGMEPFAGVAVHGFPNYFVLVGPDIPTQARYIAHCVAEMQRTGSRRIEVRRSSQQVFNERAHLGPISTPAPTGAFETFELSSGAPEYEDTYDGAATLEINGTRHPVRVRLTGHLDPLDGNYHWQGTAFDVLPDDSLKASRAGTLRIGQRSAPARIVEKTPWGTHSVAGMGAPPYPR, from the coding sequence ATGGAAACGCAGCAGGTTTCTGTGACCGTAATCGTCGGTGCCGGAGCCCGCGGCATCGAGACTGCACTCGCACAAGCCGGTGTCACCGACGTTGTAACTCTCGAGCGGGCCGTGCTGCGTTCGGAATTCGACGAAGACACCGATTCCTGGACCCTGCACACTGACCAAGCGCCGGTGCAAGCCCGCGTCGTCATCGCCACGGATCAAACGCGATTCACCCCGTGGATACCGGATATCGATGGCCGCAGCGACTTTCGAGGCGAGTATTTCCACGCGGCGGACTGGGACCGGTATTTTCACCCGGATGGAAAGCGCGTTGCGGTGCTCGGCACCGATTCGTGGGCCGGCCATCGCCTCGGCCAACTGATCGAATCGGCGCGCTCGGTGACCGTCTTTCCCCTTGCCCCGCGCCGGGTAGTCACCGACATGCCCCGCTGGACCACCCGCGCAACGCGCCGCCTGCTTCGCCGCCGGCCGGATCCGGGCCCAGAAATCGGATCTGCCGTCACTGCCATCACGACGACGGGCATCCGGACCCACAACGGCATCGAGCACGGTGTCGACGCGATCGTCTACGGCACCGGCTTCGCGACCGTCGACGAGACGCTGATCGGCGTGGGTGGGCGCAGCTTGCGGGAGGCCTGGCAAAGCGGCATGGAGCCATTCGCCGGGGTAGCCGTCCACGGCTTCCCCAACTACTTCGTCCTCGTCGGCCCCGACATCCCCACCCAGGCGCGCTACATCGCGCACTGCGTGGCAGAGATGCAGCGCACCGGCAGTCGGCGCATCGAGGTGCGCCGCTCCAGCCAGCAGGTGTTCAACGAACGCGCCCACTTGGGGCCGATCTCGACACCCGCGCCGACCGGGGCGTTCGAAACTTTCGAACTCTCCTCTGGCGCGCCCGAGTACGAAGACACCTACGACGGTGCCGCCACACTCGAGATCAACGGCACCCGCCATCCGGTACGCGTCCGACTGACCGGTCACCTCGATCCGCTCGACGGCAACTACCACTGGCAGGGAACCGCATTCGACGTCCTGCCGGACGACTCGTTGAAGGCGAGTCGAGCGGGCACACTGCGCATCGGGCAGCGCAGTGCGCCCGCTCGCATAGTTGAGAAGACGCCGTGGGGCACCCACTCGGTCGCCGGGATGGGTGCGCCGCCGTACCCGCGCTGA